A genomic window from Triticum urartu cultivar G1812 chromosome 7, Tu2.1, whole genome shotgun sequence includes:
- the LOC125523159 gene encoding G-type lectin S-receptor-like serine/threonine-protein kinase At2g19130 translates to MANLHMFLGLLLLLSMHTIPPSIATEDHTLTPGQPFAVGDKLVSSNGKFALGFFQPGAGNITSNSSTSPGWYLAIWFNKIHVITPVWVGNRERPIAGPDLRATQLQISEDGNLVVLDNNTQSTIWSTNITNTRTNTNTNITNTRTNTNISNTRTNTNTTRAILLGSGNLVIESLSSEVLWESFDNPTDILLPFAKIGWNKLTGLNRVGISWKSRIDPGLGSFSVGLLTNGTRMVTARRRGYPSEVYWWWSPDDHSSMQIPALRKLLHMSPQTSMVVPEYVNNKQEEYYMYTSPDEISSFLFIDVFGQTRLNVWSQDNQAWHSIYVEPADPCTPYAACGPFTVCTGNSHPPCECMESFSRTSPQDWELGDRTGGCSRNTPLDCNGNRSSTDVFHPIARVTLPYGPQSLQHAPANRSECEWACLTNCSCTAYSYHDSKCSVWQGELFSVNKDDGIEISSEYTLYIRLAAGDVPSSTRDSKRKPAAGAVIAASVISFGLLMLMLLLVILRNRFNWCGMSSQATNQGSVGVVAFRYADLGRATKNFSVKLGAGGFGTVFKGVLSDLTSVAVKRLEGARQGEKQFRAEVSALGLIQHINLVKLVGFCCHGDKRLLVYEHMCNGSLDSHLFQSNGTVLNWSTRYQIAIGVARGLSYLHQSCRECIIHCDIKPENVLLDESFVPKIADFGLASVIGRDFSRVLTTFRGTTGYLAPEWLSGVAITSKVDVYSFGMVLMEIISGRRNASVVHTSSNDHVAFFPVQAMNKLHEGDVQSLLDPELHGDFNLDEVERVCNVACWCIQDNELERPTMGEVVRVLEGLMELDIPPMPRLLAAITT, encoded by the coding sequence ATGGCTAACCTCCACATGttcctcggcctcctcctcctcctatccATGCACACTATTCCTCCTAGCATAGCCACAGAAGACCATACTCTCACGCCAGGCCAGCCGTTTGCTGTCGGCGACAAGCTCGTTTCTAGCAACGGCAAGTTCGCGCTTGGCTTCTTCCAGCCCGGCGCCGGCAACATCACTAGTAATTCATCTACCTCTCCCGGTTGGTACCTTGCCATATGGTTCAACAAGATCCATGTCATCACTCCCGTCTGGGTCGGCAACCGGGAGAGGCCAATCGCCGGACCCGATCTGAGAGCAACACAGCTTCAAATCTCAGAAGATGGCAACCTTGTCGTCCTAGACAACAACACCCAATCCACCATCTGGTCCACCAACATCACCAATACTAGAACCAACACCAACACTAACATCACCAATACTAGAACCAACACCAATATTTCCAATACTAGAACCAACACCAACACCACCAGGGCCATCCTCTTGGGCAGTGGAAACCTCGTCATAGAAAGCCTGTCAAGTGAGGTGCTGTGGGAGAGCTTCGACAACCCAACCGACATCCTCCTCCCATTCGCCAAGATCGGCTGGAACAAGCTCACCGGCCTGAACCGTGTCGGCATCTCGTGGAAGAGCCGGATCGACCCGGGCCTCGGCTCCTTCAGTGTGGGGCTGCTAACCAATGGCACCAGGATGGTGACGGCCAGGCGTCGAGGCTACCCTTCCGAAGTGTACTGGTGGTGGTCGCCTGACGACCACTCGTCCATGCAGATCCCAGCACTCAGGAAGTTGCTGCACATGAGCCCACAGACCAGCATGGTCGTCCCGGAATACGTCAACAACAAGCAGGAGGAGTACTACATGTACACCTCCCCAGATGAGATCTCTTCGTTCCTCTTCATCGACGTGTTTGGTCAGACCAGGCTGAACGTGTGGTCGCAGGACAACCAGGCCTGGCATAGCATCTATGTCGAGCCCGCCGATCCCTGCACCCCATACGCCGCCTGCGGGCCGTTCACCGTCTGCACTGGCAACTCGCACCCGCCATGCGAGTGCATGGAGAGCTTCTCCAGGACGTCGCCTCAGGATTGGGAGCTCGGTGACCGGACAGGAGGGTGCTCCAGAAACACTCCGCTGGATTGCAATGGCAACAGGAGTTCCACAGACGTGTTCCACCCCATAGCTCGTGTGACATTACCCTATGGTCCCCAGAGTTTACAGCATGCTCCTGCAAATCGGAGCGAATGCGAATGGGCCTGCCTCACCAACTGCTCCTGCACTGCTTACTCCTACCATGACAGCAAATGCTCTGTTTGGCAAGGGGAGTTGTTCAGTGTAAACAAGGATGATGGCATCGAGATCAGCTCTGAATATACTCTGTACATTCGCCTTGCTGCGGGAGATGTTCCAAgttcaacaagagatagtaaaagaAAACCAGCAGCTGGAGCTGTTATTGCTGCAAGCGTTATCAGTTTTGGGTTGCTGATGCTCATGCTGCTACTGGTGATCTTAAGGAACAGATTCAACTGGTGTGGTATGTCATCACAGGCCACCAATCAAGGTAGTGTTGGAGTTGTTGCCTTTAGATACGCCGATTTGGGCCGTGCTACAAAGAATTTCTCAGTGAAGCTAGGAGCAGGAGGTTTTGGGACTGTATTTAAGGGAGTTTTAAGTGACCTGACTAGTGTAGCAGTGAAAAGGCTTGAAGGTGCACGTCAGGGAGAGAAGCAATTCAGGGCAGAGGTAAGTGCGCTTGGACTGATCCAGCACATCAACCTGGTGAAATTGGTTGGTTTCTGTTGTCATGGTGATAAGAGGCTGCTTGTATATGAACACATGTGCAATGGTTCTCTTGATTCCCATCTGTTCCAAAGCAATGGCACAGTCCTCAACTGGAGCACCAGATATCAGATAGCCATCGGAGTTGCTAGAGGATTGTCCTACCTGCATCAGAGTTGCCGCGAATGCATCATACACTGCGATATCAAGCCAGAAAATGTACTTCTCGATGAATCGTTTGTCCCCAAAATTGCAGACTTTGGGTTGGCATCGGTCATAGGAAGGGATTTTAGCCGGGTTCTAACTACATTCAGGGGAACTACAGGGTATCTTGCCCCAGAGTGGCTTAGCGGGGTTGCTATTACATCAAAAGTCGATGTTTACAGCTTTGGCATGGTACTGATGGAAATCATATCGGGAAGAAGGAATGCGTCTGTTGTGCACACTAGCAGCAACGACCATGTCGCTTTTTTCCCTGTGCAAGCCATGAACAAGCTTCATGAGGGAGATGTGCAGAGCCTGCTAGATCCAGAATTACATGGTGACTTTAACTTGGATGAGGTTGAAAGAGTTTGCAATGTAGCATGTTGGTGTATCCAGGATAATGAGCTGGAGCGGCCAACAATGGGTGAAGTGGTCAGAGTTCTTGAGGGTCTAATGGAGCTTGATATTCCTCCGATGCCGAGACTGCTTGCGGCTATAACAACATAA